A stretch of the Bartonella henselae str. Houston-1 genome encodes the following:
- the argB gene encoding acetylglutamate kinase encodes MDDVENGVADVFEKQAAFLSSALPYMQKYENETVVVKYGGHAMGDPALGRAFARDIALLKQSGINPVVVHGGGPQIAEILMKMGIESRFENGLRVTDERIVEVVEMVLAGSINKEIVALINAEGEWAIGLCGKDGNMVFAEKAYKTVIDPDSHIERVLDLGFVGEPVEVDRTLLDLLACSEMIPVLAPVAPGRDGKTYNINADIFAGAIAGALEAKRLLFLTDVPGVLDKKGKLLKELTISEAENLIKNETISGGMIPKVETCMKALQNGVEAVVILNGRTPHSVLLELFTEQGAGTLIVS; translated from the coding sequence ATGGATGATGTTGAAAATGGTGTTGCAGATGTTTTTGAAAAACAAGCAGCATTTTTGTCGTCTGCTTTACCTTATATGCAAAAATATGAAAATGAAACGGTCGTTGTAAAATATGGCGGTCATGCTATGGGTGATCCTGCTTTGGGACGGGCGTTTGCACGTGATATTGCTCTGTTGAAGCAATCAGGTATTAACCCTGTTGTAGTCCATGGTGGAGGTCCTCAAATTGCTGAAATTTTGATGAAAATGGGGATTGAGTCGCGGTTTGAAAACGGTTTACGCGTAACCGATGAACGGATCGTGGAAGTAGTTGAAATGGTTTTAGCGGGTTCCATAAACAAAGAAATAGTCGCTCTCATAAACGCTGAAGGTGAATGGGCAATAGGATTGTGTGGCAAGGATGGCAATATGGTTTTTGCCGAAAAAGCTTATAAAACTGTGATTGATCCTGATTCGCATATTGAGCGTGTTTTGGATTTGGGATTTGTCGGTGAACCTGTTGAAGTTGATCGCACATTATTGGATCTTTTGGCATGTTCTGAAATGATTCCAGTTCTTGCTCCTGTAGCTCCAGGTCGCGATGGCAAAACCTATAATATTAATGCTGATATTTTTGCTGGGGCCATTGCCGGTGCCTTAGAGGCTAAACGCCTTTTGTTTTTGACTGATGTTCCTGGTGTATTGGATAAAAAGGGTAAACTTTTAAAGGAATTGACAATCTCTGAAGCTGAAAACCTCATCAAAAATGAAACAATTTCAGGTGGTATGATTCCAAAAGTAGAAACTTGTATGAAGGCTCTTCAAAATGGGGTGGAAGCTGTTGTCATTTTAAATGGCAGAACTCCCCATTCTGTCTTACTAGAACTGTTTACTGAACAGGGAGCTGGAACGCTTATCGTTTCGTAA